Proteins encoded in a region of the Sterolibacterium denitrificans genome:
- the rpmH gene encoding 50S ribosomal protein L34 translates to MKRTYQPSVVRRKRTHGFLVRMRTRGGRAVIRARRAKGRSRLAA, encoded by the coding sequence ATGAAACGCACTTATCAGCCTTCGGTTGTGCGTCGCAAGCGTACCCACGGTTTTCTCGTACGCATGCGCACACGCGGTGGCCGCGCCGTGATCCGCGCCCGTCGCGCCAAGGGCCGTAGCCGACTGGCTGCCTGA
- the rnpA gene encoding ribonuclease P protein component, protein MDVLNPENLDFSFPDKRRLHAAAEFSQVFAARRVLRGSFFNLHYLAVRPTALPAGIGARIGLVVAKKLARRAVQRNLLKRLAREAFRHAHGGLPPYDLVLRLSRPVAGSLQAETRHAWRADIDQLLGRLAGLAQRQGQN, encoded by the coding sequence ATGGATGTCCTGAATCCGGAAAACCTGGATTTCAGCTTTCCCGACAAGCGCAGATTGCATGCCGCCGCCGAGTTTTCACAGGTGTTTGCCGCACGACGGGTCTTGCGCGGGAGTTTTTTCAACCTGCATTACCTGGCCGTCCGGCCAACGGCGCTGCCAGCCGGTATCGGTGCGCGGATTGGCCTGGTCGTTGCCAAGAAGCTGGCGCGCCGCGCCGTGCAGCGCAATCTTCTGAAGCGCCTGGCGCGCGAGGCTTTTCGCCATGCGCATGGCGGCCTGCCCCCGTACGATCTGGTATTGCGCCTGTCCAGGCCGGTGGCGGGTAGTCTGCAAGCCGAAACACGGCATGCCTGGCGTGCCGATATCGATCAGTTGCTGGGGCGGCTTGCCGGCCTGGCGCAGCGTCAGGGTCAGAATTAA
- the yidD gene encoding membrane protein insertion efficiency factor YidD, which translates to MVYPLLGLVRCYRYFISPFLGRSCRFYPSCSEYADEALQRHGAWRGTWLALRRVSRCHPWHPGGFDPVP; encoded by the coding sequence ATGGTTTATCCACTGCTTGGCCTGGTTCGCTGCTACCGGTATTTCATCAGTCCCTTTTTGGGACGCAGTTGCCGCTTTTATCCAAGTTGTTCCGAATATGCCGACGAGGCCTTGCAGCGCCATGGCGCATGGCGTGGCACATGGCTGGCCCTGCGCCGCGTGTCTCGTTGCCATCCCTGGCATCCGGGCGGTTTCGATCCGGTTCCCTAG
- the yidC gene encoding membrane protein insertase YidC, producing the protein MDTQRLILLVVFSFSLIMLWEAWQKQEQPVVASAPAAVAAHSAAANAVPAPVASAASAAPAPMDAATAVPGTAAVAAAAGEASVQVARQVIKTDLFIAEISAQGGDLTRLELVRHHATKDKDKNFVLFDNGEMHLYQAQSGLIDAGANAANGAGLPNHKTLYAFAPGSFELEDGRNELSVRLLAPEVDGVRTSKIYTFHRNSYLIDITYEIENGGAAQLTPTAYFHTLRDGKPGEASTSGAFGVSVFTGPALYTNEGKYQKVGFEDIAKGKAKYVQQADNGWIAMVQHYFVSAWLPQSSNEREFYMEKLDGDLYRAGLKMPLAGIAPGNTGKVAVSLYAGPQEQDKLAKIAPGLDLVVDYGWLTVIAAPLFWVLELCHKLVGNWGWAIIILTVLLKLVFYPLSATSYKSMAKMKLVAPKLTKLKETFGDDRARLNQEMMELYKREKINPLGGCLPILIQIPVFIALYWVLLGSVEMRYAPFIGYIQDLSAKDPYFILPIIMGVTMVLQTRLNPPPPDPIQAKVIMFLPIVFTGMFLFFPSGLVLYWIVNNILSIAQQWQINRVIEGSGKKAA; encoded by the coding sequence ATGGATACCCAACGTCTGATTCTCCTGGTGGTGTTTTCCTTTTCCCTGATCATGCTCTGGGAAGCATGGCAGAAACAGGAACAGCCCGTGGTTGCCTCCGCGCCTGCGGCGGTTGCGGCACATTCGGCGGCCGCGAATGCCGTACCGGCACCGGTGGCCAGCGCGGCGAGCGCCGCGCCCGCGCCGATGGATGCGGCGACAGCGGTTCCGGGAACGGCGGCCGTGGCTGCTGCTGCGGGCGAAGCGTCGGTGCAGGTTGCCCGGCAGGTCATCAAGACCGATCTGTTCATCGCTGAAATTTCCGCCCAGGGTGGCGATCTGACGCGGCTGGAACTGGTCAGGCATCACGCGACCAAGGACAAGGACAAGAACTTCGTGTTGTTCGACAACGGCGAAATGCATTTGTACCAGGCGCAAAGCGGGCTGATCGATGCGGGCGCGAATGCTGCAAATGGCGCGGGATTGCCGAATCACAAGACGCTTTATGCGTTTGCGCCCGGCAGTTTCGAGCTGGAGGATGGCAGGAATGAGCTGAGCGTTCGTTTGCTGGCGCCGGAAGTCGATGGCGTGCGCACGAGCAAGATCTATACTTTCCATCGAAACAGCTATCTCATTGATATAACGTATGAAATCGAGAATGGCGGGGCCGCGCAACTGACGCCGACGGCGTATTTCCATACCTTGCGCGATGGCAAGCCGGGCGAGGCCAGCACCAGCGGTGCTTTCGGCGTCAGTGTGTTCACCGGACCGGCGCTGTATACGAACGAGGGAAAGTACCAGAAGGTCGGTTTCGAGGATATTGCCAAGGGCAAGGCCAAGTACGTGCAACAGGCCGACAACGGCTGGATCGCCATGGTGCAGCATTATTTCGTCTCGGCCTGGCTGCCCCAGAGCAGCAACGAGCGCGAGTTCTACATGGAAAAGCTTGACGGGGACCTGTATCGCGCCGGTCTGAAAATGCCCCTGGCAGGCATTGCGCCGGGCAACACGGGCAAGGTCGCCGTTTCGCTCTACGCCGGGCCGCAGGAGCAGGACAAGCTGGCGAAGATCGCGCCGGGGCTGGATCTGGTCGTCGATTATGGCTGGCTGACGGTGATTGCCGCGCCACTGTTCTGGGTGCTGGAGTTGTGCCACAAGTTGGTCGGCAACTGGGGTTGGGCGATCATCATCCTGACGGTGCTGCTCAAGCTCGTGTTCTATCCGCTGTCGGCAACGAGTTACAAGTCGATGGCCAAAATGAAGCTGGTGGCGCCGAAGCTGACCAAGCTCAAGGAAACCTTCGGCGATGACCGGGCGCGTCTGAACCAGGAAATGATGGAGCTGTACAAGCGTGAGAAAATCAACCCGCTGGGCGGTTGTCTGCCGATCCTGATCCAGATTCCGGTGTTCATCGCCCTTTACTGGGTGCTGCTGGGTTCGGTGGAAATGCGCTATGCGCCGTTCATCGGCTATATCCAGGATCTTTCGGCGAAGGATCCCTATTTCATCCTGCCCATCATCATGGGCGTGACGATGGTGCTGCAGACCCGGCTCAATCCGCCGCCGCCCGATCCGATCCAGGCCAAGGTGATCATGTTCCTGCCCATCGTGTTTACCGGCATGTTCCTGTTCTTTCCCTCCGGTCTGGTGCTGTACTGGATCGTGAATAACATCCTGTCGATTGCCCAGCAGTGGCAGATCAACCGCGTCATCGAGGGTTCCGGCAAGAAGGCTGCCTGA
- the mnmE gene encoding tRNA uridine-5-carboxymethylaminomethyl(34) synthesis GTPase MnmE — protein MNEETIAAVATAPGRGGIGVVRVSGPRLTDFARRLCGLLPLARQATLTDFRDGQGRTIDRGILLYFPAPHSFTGEDVLELQGHGGPVVLHLLLQRCLELGARLAEPGEFTRRAFLNDKLDLAQAEAVADLIDASSVQAVRSALRSLSGEFSRQVHGIVDRLIELRMLIEATLDFPDEEIDAATLLREANVMSRLEQLRADLAGMQRRARQGSLLRSGLQVVLAGPPNVGKSSLLNRLAGEERAIVTEIAGTTRDTVRELIQVEGIPLHIIDTAGLRETGDTIEKLGIERSWQEIERADVILQLVDACDARHGLTAEDVAIAGQLPERVERIVIHNKCDLSGEPAGRSEEGGQVHLRLSARSGQGIELLHAELLRVAGWQEHGEDLILARERHLQALQAADSHLAEALIRGDALEFCAEELRGAQEALGEITGKFTADDLLGAIFSRFCIGK, from the coding sequence GTGAACGAGGAAACCATTGCCGCCGTTGCCACCGCACCGGGGCGCGGCGGCATTGGCGTGGTGCGTGTTTCCGGGCCGCGGCTGACGGATTTTGCCCGTCGATTGTGCGGCTTGCTCCCGCTGGCGCGCCAGGCGACGCTGACCGATTTTCGCGATGGGCAGGGGCGGACGATCGACCGCGGCATCCTGCTTTATTTTCCGGCGCCGCACTCATTCACCGGCGAGGATGTGCTCGAGCTACAGGGTCATGGCGGCCCGGTGGTGCTGCATCTGCTGCTGCAGCGCTGCCTGGAATTGGGCGCCCGCCTGGCCGAGCCGGGCGAATTCACCCGCCGGGCTTTTCTCAACGACAAGCTCGATCTGGCCCAGGCCGAAGCGGTGGCCGATCTGATCGATGCTTCCAGCGTGCAGGCGGTGCGTTCGGCGCTGCGGTCATTGAGCGGCGAGTTCTCCCGCCAGGTACATGGAATAGTCGATCGGCTGATCGAATTGCGCATGCTGATCGAGGCGACGCTGGATTTCCCCGATGAGGAAATCGACGCGGCAACGCTGCTGCGCGAAGCCAATGTGATGTCGCGCCTGGAACAGTTGCGTGCCGACCTGGCCGGCATGCAGCGCCGGGCGCGGCAGGGCAGTTTGTTGCGCAGCGGTCTGCAGGTCGTGCTGGCCGGTCCGCCGAATGTCGGCAAATCCTCGTTGCTCAACCGTCTGGCCGGCGAGGAGCGCGCCATCGTGACCGAGATTGCCGGCACGACGCGCGATACCGTGCGGGAGCTGATACAGGTCGAAGGCATTCCCCTGCACATCATCGATACGGCCGGTTTGCGCGAGACCGGCGATACGATCGAAAAACTGGGCATAGAGCGCAGTTGGCAGGAAATCGAGCGGGCCGACGTGATTCTGCAGCTGGTCGATGCATGTGATGCACGTCACGGCCTTACCGCCGAGGATGTAGCGATTGCCGGTCAATTGCCGGAGCGCGTCGAGCGCATCGTCATCCACAACAAGTGCGATCTGTCCGGAGAGCCGGCCGGTCGCAGTGAGGAAGGCGGGCAGGTGCATCTGCGGCTTTCCGCCCGCAGCGGCCAGGGAATCGAACTTTTGCACGCCGAGCTGTTGCGCGTAGCCGGCTGGCAGGAACATGGCGAAGATCTGATTCTTGCCCGCGAGCGGCACTTGCAAGCCTTGCAAGCTGCCGATAGCCATCTGGCCGAAGCGCTGATCCGGGGTGATGCGCTGGAATTCTGTGCCGAGGAACTGCGTGGCGCCCAGGAGGCGTTGGGTGAAATTACCGGCAAATTCACGGCCGACGATTTACTGGGTGCCATCTTTTCCCGTTTTTGCATCGGCAAGTAG